From a single Polynucleobacter asymbioticus QLW-P1DMWA-1 genomic region:
- a CDS encoding RNA polymerase sigma factor: protein MASAQELSDFLSSVEQRAFKQAVYAVRDDDAAMDIVQDAMIKLAEKYADRPAAELPLVFTRILQNRIHDWFRRQKVRNTWVTLFSSMGKKTDENDDFDPLESLSAPDESEIHQDGAQKLEQSQLLQALESEISKLPVRQREAFLMRYWDELSITETAKAMSCSEGSVKTHCSRATQTLAKALKLKGITL, encoded by the coding sequence ATGGCATCAGCCCAAGAACTATCTGACTTTCTGAGTAGCGTCGAGCAGCGTGCTTTCAAGCAAGCGGTTTACGCCGTGCGCGATGATGATGCGGCGATGGATATTGTTCAAGATGCAATGATCAAATTGGCTGAAAAATATGCCGATCGACCTGCGGCAGAACTGCCACTGGTTTTCACCAGAATTTTGCAAAACCGCATACACGACTGGTTTAGGCGACAAAAGGTTAGAAATACATGGGTCACCTTGTTTTCCAGTATGGGCAAAAAAACGGATGAAAACGATGATTTTGACCCTCTTGAGTCACTTTCTGCCCCTGACGAGAGCGAAATTCACCAAGATGGAGCGCAAAAACTAGAACAGAGTCAGCTATTACAGGCTTTAGAGTCAGAAATATCAAAATTGCCCGTACGTCAACGAGAAGCCTTCCTGATGCGTTATTGGGATGAGCTAAGTATTACTGAAACTGCCAAAGCGATGAGTTGTAGCGAAGGCAGCGTCAAAACCCATTGCTCTCGAGCAACCCAAACCTTAGCTAAAGCATTGAAATTAAAAGGAATTACGCTGTGA
- a CDS encoding ABC transporter permease: MISFLLDLFKGLRQDLRSKELLSLLLALVLSVSALSSVSYLADRMHRAFEFDARQLLAADLLIASDQPLPPEFLQEAIKSHLEIAQTVVFPSMASSGGVSKLASIKAVSSSYPLRGSLEVSTGQSSLQNNAISNTGPACGTVLVDAALLSSLHSKIGDSIRLGGQQFVIAGILTRELDRGAGFMNFAPRLMMCIDDLASTDLIGLGSRVTYRFLVAGPDSIMSTYQQWATRYIESQALHGLRVETIENAQPTMRKTLDRAEQFLSLVSILTAMVAAVAIALSARRYMHKQADTCAALKCFGATKAVILKRQAQTLLALGAVAAVIGSALGYLAQLFLTWLLGNLIPGNLPAISAWPFFWSILFTCFLLLAFAGPPILSLVNVSPIRLIRKDFKFNTLSTLWLVILGSSCCALLIWVAAQDLKLTLWVLGGFVGAILIFSASASFILWLLNRWQTQHFAVRFALTAMARRSGFAILQITALGIALMALLMILLLRQDLLSSWQSTIPPDAPNRFMINIQSDQKVGISEQLETSGVSKPNFYPMVRGRLIEINSRDISPSNYSDENAKRLIDREFNLSYTAQLPPGNRILSGDWIEGDKPQISMESGIAKTLKLKLGDQLTFEVAGEKVNAPITSLRKLDWGSMRVNFFVIMPPAQLSQLPQSWITSYYQSPKQESLDFELSQTYPNLTIVDVSASLQQIQEVINKLSAALGLLFAFTILAAILVMSSAIAATQDDRYKNAALLKALGASRKVLAQIARVELLLIGSLAGLLAGLASGVAVWALGRFVMEIEFHAFGEAILMGVGFGVTASLLAGYRFQGQIQKATAIECLREA, from the coding sequence TTGATTTCCTTTTTATTAGACCTCTTTAAGGGGTTAAGGCAGGACCTTCGCTCTAAAGAGCTATTGAGTCTATTGCTTGCCCTTGTTTTATCGGTAAGCGCATTAAGTAGCGTAAGTTACTTGGCTGATCGCATGCATCGCGCATTCGAGTTTGATGCGCGCCAATTACTCGCTGCCGATTTATTAATTGCCTCTGATCAGCCATTGCCCCCAGAGTTTTTACAAGAGGCGATAAAGAGTCATCTTGAGATAGCGCAAACCGTAGTCTTTCCCAGTATGGCTAGTAGTGGGGGTGTTAGTAAACTCGCATCCATAAAAGCGGTCAGCTCCTCTTATCCTCTAAGGGGTTCTTTGGAAGTTTCTACGGGGCAAAGTTCATTACAAAATAACGCCATATCAAATACAGGGCCAGCTTGTGGAACGGTCCTGGTTGATGCAGCCTTATTAAGTAGTTTGCATTCCAAGATTGGCGATTCAATTCGCTTGGGCGGTCAACAGTTTGTGATCGCTGGAATCTTGACGCGCGAATTAGATCGTGGCGCTGGGTTTATGAATTTCGCGCCACGTCTGATGATGTGCATAGATGACTTAGCCTCCACAGATTTAATTGGGCTTGGTAGTAGAGTCACCTATCGATTCTTGGTGGCTGGCCCAGACAGCATCATGTCAACATATCAACAGTGGGCAACCCGTTATATTGAATCTCAAGCCTTACATGGTCTTCGCGTTGAAACTATTGAAAATGCGCAGCCAACGATGCGCAAAACTTTAGATAGAGCCGAACAATTTCTCTCTTTAGTCTCTATTTTGACGGCTATGGTTGCTGCCGTAGCAATTGCCTTATCAGCGCGCCGCTATATGCATAAGCAGGCAGATACATGCGCGGCATTGAAATGCTTTGGGGCAACTAAAGCGGTTATTTTAAAAAGACAAGCTCAAACGCTACTAGCGCTTGGCGCAGTCGCGGCAGTGATAGGTTCTGCCTTGGGATATTTGGCGCAACTTTTCTTAACTTGGTTATTAGGTAATCTGATCCCCGGAAATTTACCGGCTATATCGGCTTGGCCTTTTTTTTGGAGCATTTTATTTACCTGTTTCCTATTATTGGCTTTTGCTGGGCCCCCCATTTTGAGTTTGGTGAATGTCTCACCCATTCGCTTAATTAGAAAAGATTTCAAGTTCAACACGCTTTCCACGCTATGGTTGGTAATCTTGGGCTCTTCTTGCTGCGCGCTATTAATTTGGGTAGCAGCGCAGGACCTTAAACTCACGCTTTGGGTTCTAGGTGGATTTGTTGGGGCTATTCTGATCTTTTCAGCCAGCGCTAGTTTTATTCTGTGGTTATTGAATCGCTGGCAAACACAGCACTTTGCAGTGCGCTTTGCTCTGACTGCCATGGCGCGTAGATCAGGATTTGCCATTTTGCAAATCACGGCCTTGGGCATCGCTTTAATGGCTCTTTTGATGATCTTGCTATTGCGTCAAGACCTGCTCAGCTCATGGCAAAGCACGATTCCACCTGATGCGCCAAATCGTTTCATGATTAATATTCAGAGCGATCAAAAAGTAGGTATTAGTGAGCAATTAGAAACCTCAGGAGTTTCTAAGCCTAATTTTTACCCTATGGTGCGCGGCCGTCTAATTGAAATTAATAGTCGCGATATTTCGCCATCAAATTATTCTGATGAAAATGCAAAACGATTAATTGATCGTGAATTTAATTTGTCTTACACAGCCCAATTACCTCCAGGTAATCGAATTCTTTCAGGGGACTGGATAGAAGGGGACAAACCCCAAATTTCCATGGAAAGTGGAATTGCGAAAACGCTTAAGCTAAAACTCGGTGATCAACTGACCTTTGAGGTTGCGGGTGAGAAAGTAAACGCACCAATTACTTCATTACGCAAACTGGATTGGGGTTCCATGCGTGTGAACTTTTTCGTTATTATGCCGCCTGCACAACTGAGTCAATTGCCGCAATCCTGGATTACCTCTTACTACCAAAGTCCAAAGCAAGAATCACTAGATTTTGAGTTAAGCCAGACCTATCCTAACTTGACGATTGTTGACGTATCTGCATCCCTGCAGCAGATTCAGGAAGTGATTAATAAGCTTTCTGCTGCTTTAGGGCTACTGTTTGCATTTACGATTCTTGCCGCAATTTTGGTGATGAGCTCTGCTATTGCTGCTACTCAAGATGATCGCTATAAAAATGCCGCCTTGTTGAAAGCTCTGGGGGCTTCGCGCAAAGTGTTGGCACAGATTGCCAGAGTAGAACTGCTGTTGATTGGCTCCTTAGCCGGATTATTAGCTGGCCTAGCTTCTGGAGTGGCCGTGTGGGCGCTTGGCCGCTTTGTCATGGAAATCGAGTTTCACGCTTTTGGGGAGGCGATCTTGATGGGGGTTGGCTTTGGTGTCACGGCATCCTTGTTGGCTGGATATCGTTTTCAGGGGCAAATACAAAAAGCAACCGCAATCGAGTGTTTGCGAGAGGCCTAG
- a CDS encoding PqiC family protein, giving the protein MMKRILLIAAILGLSACTLPTRPPVSPAAWMVNPERAGPPRQERTDIWLKIGSVSVAPPFDGKSLVYRTGDQRYEKDFYNVYAVIPAEMFGNAERQWMNKANIFSATVGQSNSFFPYYYLQASIEEFYGDYRSKPEAVVSVEFFLSATSGAKVNPLIGANRYTKRILLKDNTPEALVLGQQQALAEIFQEYEMQLYKYAGNLPKPLGQ; this is encoded by the coding sequence ATTCTGGGATTGTCTGCCTGTACTTTGCCAACGCGTCCACCTGTGAGTCCTGCAGCATGGATGGTTAATCCCGAAAGAGCTGGCCCTCCAAGGCAAGAACGTACAGATATTTGGTTAAAGATTGGTTCAGTATCAGTTGCACCTCCATTTGACGGCAAGTCTCTGGTTTACCGAACAGGGGACCAGCGTTATGAAAAGGATTTTTATAACGTCTATGCCGTTATCCCCGCAGAGATGTTTGGGAATGCCGAACGTCAGTGGATGAATAAGGCCAATATTTTTTCTGCCACTGTCGGGCAGAGTAATAGCTTCTTTCCTTATTACTATTTACAGGCCTCTATTGAGGAGTTCTATGGAGACTATCGATCTAAGCCTGAAGCAGTGGTTAGCGTCGAGTTTTTCTTAAGCGCAACTAGTGGTGCAAAAGTAAACCCCCTGATTGGTGCAAATCGATACACCAAGCGCATATTACTTAAAGACAATACCCCTGAAGCACTGGTACTGGGTCAGCAGCAAGCCTTAGCTGAAATCTTCCAAGAATATGAAATGCAACTTTATAAATATGCCGGCAATCTGCCAAAACCTTTAGGACAGTAA
- a CDS encoding DUF3619 family protein — translation MKHFDEPLNTTQADQFGRASAALLRQGAQSLSPAIKDRLYAARMKALSLRKPEKVRVQKPVFAGVAGNWTSGSNHVWGTVGWIAPLVVLVFGLIGIAHWQDESRINDIAEVDAALLADDVPPDAYADSGFMAFLKNGPLSDSDSEDSSAQLTPSK, via the coding sequence GTGAAACACTTTGACGAACCATTAAATACGACCCAAGCTGACCAATTTGGTCGAGCTAGTGCTGCCCTGCTCCGTCAAGGTGCGCAAAGCCTTTCTCCTGCGATTAAAGATCGTCTTTATGCAGCTCGCATGAAGGCCCTATCACTTCGTAAACCTGAAAAAGTACGAGTTCAAAAGCCTGTCTTTGCTGGCGTAGCCGGAAACTGGACTAGTGGCTCAAATCACGTTTGGGGCACTGTTGGCTGGATTGCGCCCCTAGTTGTTCTTGTGTTTGGATTGATTGGCATCGCTCACTGGCAAGATGAATCTCGAATTAACGATATTGCCGAAGTTGACGCCGCCCTTTTAGCTGATGATGTGCCGCCAGATGCTTACGCAGATAGCGGCTTTATGGCTTTCCTCAAAAATGGCCCGCTGTCAGATTCTGACTCTGAAGATAGCTCTGCCCAGTTAACACCAAGTAAGTAA
- a CDS encoding DUF3106 domain-containing protein: MQRSIKSLIAMPVMVLAINAAGVVSNTAFAQSSGGAAHSKSTAIPEKKPDGTWESLSPSQQKVLAPLESDWEYMIPDSRKKWIHIANIYPKMSAQDQERLQSRMTSWSNLSQKDRRIARENYLSSLKFPPEKKAEAWSAYQKLSDEQKKKLADQEAKRKPTATNAPTLQQHTINEKTTPLSPAPRPRSLPAENVSAPSAPAAEASGNPY; the protein is encoded by the coding sequence ATGCAGCGCTCGATTAAGTCGCTTATTGCTATGCCTGTTATGGTTTTGGCAATTAATGCCGCTGGAGTCGTTTCGAACACTGCTTTTGCACAATCTTCAGGAGGTGCTGCTCATAGCAAATCTACAGCCATCCCAGAAAAGAAACCTGATGGAACTTGGGAAAGCCTGAGTCCTTCACAGCAAAAAGTACTTGCGCCTCTCGAGAGCGACTGGGAATACATGATCCCGGATAGTCGCAAAAAATGGATCCACATAGCCAACATCTATCCAAAGATGAGCGCACAAGATCAAGAACGTCTGCAATCGCGCATGACAAGCTGGTCTAACTTATCGCAAAAAGACCGTCGGATTGCGCGTGAAAATTATTTAAGTAGCCTTAAGTTTCCTCCCGAGAAAAAAGCGGAGGCTTGGAGCGCTTATCAGAAATTAAGTGATGAGCAAAAGAAAAAGTTGGCTGACCAAGAGGCCAAAAGAAAACCTACCGCCACGAACGCACCGACTCTTCAGCAGCACACCATCAATGAGAAGACAACACCCCTTTCTCCTGCACCTAGACCGAGAAGTCTGCCTGCAGAAAACGTGAGTGCCCCTAGCGCACCAGCCGCTGAAGCCTCAGGTAATCCTTATTAA
- a CDS encoding tripartite tricarboxylate transporter substrate binding protein BugE: MLGLGAISIAHADGFPSKPIRLIVPFAPGGSTDIIARSVGDALGRQLGQPVIVENKAGGGGSIGALEVMRAPKDGYTIGMATVSTTAANPAINPKIGYDPITDFTAISNIAATPNIIAVNPSFPAKDFKTFMEVLKANPGKYSYSSSGTGGIGHLQTELFKSLTGVYIVHIPYRGAGPALADTVGGQVSMIFDNLPSSLPFIKDGKLVPIVVAAPKRLAQLPNVPTFTEVGLAPVNRMAYYGLLGPAGLPKDVVDKYYAALQKAVTDPAVKKRIDETGSLINVNGPEAFAKEIKAEYTVYKEVVAKQKLQLD; this comes from the coding sequence ATGCTTGGGCTTGGGGCCATCTCTATAGCTCACGCAGATGGATTTCCCAGTAAACCGATTCGCTTGATTGTGCCGTTCGCCCCCGGGGGAAGCACAGACATCATCGCGCGTTCTGTTGGGGATGCTTTGGGTCGTCAATTAGGACAACCTGTCATTGTGGAGAACAAGGCAGGTGGGGGCGGCTCCATAGGCGCCTTAGAGGTCATGCGTGCACCTAAAGATGGTTACACCATTGGGATGGCCACTGTATCTACTACAGCTGCCAATCCTGCGATCAATCCAAAGATTGGTTATGACCCAATCACTGATTTCACAGCAATTAGCAATATTGCAGCTACGCCAAACATCATTGCAGTAAACCCATCATTTCCTGCAAAAGATTTCAAGACCTTTATGGAGGTGCTCAAGGCTAATCCTGGAAAGTATTCGTACTCTAGCTCAGGTACAGGTGGTATTGGCCACTTGCAAACAGAGCTTTTTAAAAGCCTGACTGGTGTTTATATCGTCCACATTCCTTATCGTGGCGCCGGCCCTGCATTGGCAGATACGGTAGGCGGACAAGTTTCCATGATTTTTGATAACCTGCCTTCATCTCTGCCATTCATCAAGGATGGTAAGTTGGTGCCGATTGTGGTTGCTGCGCCAAAGCGTCTAGCTCAGCTACCTAATGTTCCGACCTTTACCGAAGTCGGTTTAGCCCCAGTCAATCGGATGGCGTATTACGGCCTTCTCGGTCCAGCTGGGTTGCCAAAAGATGTGGTTGATAAATATTACGCAGCTTTGCAAAAGGCGGTGACTGATCCGGCAGTTAAAAAGCGCATTGATGAAACTGGCTCTTTGATTAATGTTAACGGCCCAGAAGCATTCGCAAAAGAAATTAAAGCGGAGTACACGGTTTATAAAGAAGTGGTGGCTAAGCAAAAATTACAGCTGGATTAA
- a CDS encoding SDR family oxidoreductase, whose product MDLGIQGKVALVMASSRGLGQAMAVSLAREGVKVAVTGRNAEGLQKSVELIEAAGGKALALSWDLSDPTVIDGLVTRVENELGPIDILINNTGGPPPTPAVGQDPALWQKSFNDMVLSLIAITDRVIPGMRQRHWGRIITSTTSGAVAPIKNLAISNTLRAALLAWSKTLSSEVAADGITVNVIMPGRVATDRLRQLDEARAKRESISYEEVIKASLSQIPMGRYGDPREYGDAAAFLASQNASFITGTVMRVDGGQIQAI is encoded by the coding sequence ATGGATTTAGGAATTCAAGGAAAAGTAGCTCTAGTAATGGCTTCAAGTCGTGGCTTAGGTCAAGCGATGGCAGTTTCATTGGCTCGCGAAGGTGTCAAGGTAGCGGTAACAGGGCGTAATGCAGAGGGTCTGCAGAAATCTGTTGAGTTGATCGAGGCAGCTGGTGGAAAGGCTTTGGCTTTATCTTGGGATCTATCAGACCCTACGGTGATAGATGGCCTGGTTACCAGGGTGGAAAATGAATTGGGTCCAATTGATATTCTTATTAACAATACTGGCGGCCCTCCACCTACACCAGCGGTAGGTCAAGATCCTGCACTTTGGCAAAAAAGTTTTAATGACATGGTGCTTTCATTAATCGCTATTACAGATCGAGTAATTCCTGGTATGCGTCAGCGTCACTGGGGCCGCATTATCACTAGCACCACTTCTGGCGCGGTCGCTCCTATTAAGAACTTAGCAATTTCCAATACCTTGCGGGCTGCCTTGTTAGCTTGGTCAAAAACACTCTCTAGCGAAGTGGCTGCAGATGGAATTACTGTGAATGTCATCATGCCTGGTAGGGTGGCGACAGATCGCTTGCGTCAGCTGGATGAAGCGCGCGCTAAACGAGAGAGCATCAGCTATGAAGAGGTAATTAAGGCGAGCCTGAGCCAGATTCCGATGGGTCGTTACGGAGATCCTCGTGAATATGGCGATGCCGCGGCATTCTTGGCTAGTCAGAATGCTTCTTTTATTACTGGCACTGTCATGCGTGTTGATGGTGGTCAGATACAGGCCATTTGA
- a CDS encoding RDD family protein encodes MSPAELNDLPAPSFWRRVSYTLYEQLVLLGVIALTFLVPNLFLGILFGISLPSWLTFLYLYGVLAIYFVWYWTKPGQTLAMQTWRVRIIGAGGLNITKRQALWRYIYGSLWLIPCVLLQWIFHLEKWQIIEMLFAVALFCWPLSIYLDRCSPALRQSLPDRLAGSRLVELPKNLVKLS; translated from the coding sequence ATGTCTCCAGCAGAACTCAATGATTTGCCAGCACCTTCGTTCTGGAGACGTGTGTCATACACCCTCTACGAGCAATTAGTCCTGCTTGGCGTCATTGCATTAACTTTTTTAGTTCCGAACTTGTTTCTTGGAATTTTGTTTGGAATTTCTCTTCCAAGCTGGCTGACGTTTCTTTATCTTTATGGCGTACTGGCAATTTACTTTGTTTGGTATTGGACTAAACCAGGCCAGACACTAGCAATGCAAACTTGGCGCGTCCGGATTATTGGTGCCGGAGGACTTAACATCACTAAACGTCAAGCACTATGGCGTTACATCTATGGTTCGCTCTGGCTTATTCCTTGTGTTCTCTTGCAATGGATATTTCATTTGGAGAAGTGGCAAATCATTGAAATGCTTTTTGCGGTGGCACTCTTTTGTTGGCCTTTGAGTATTTATTTAGATCGCTGCAGCCCCGCGCTCCGACAAAGCCTTCCTGATCGTCTTGCAGGGTCTCGCCTTGTCGAGCTACCCAAGAACTTAGTTAAGCTCTCGTAG